The following DNA comes from Mugil cephalus isolate CIBA_MC_2020 chromosome 6, CIBA_Mcephalus_1.1, whole genome shotgun sequence.
TCGAGGTGCAGGGCgaacttcttctcctctccgtCCAGGTGGAAGCGGTAACGAGCCGCCTGCTGCTGCCCCCTCTCATCGGAGAGCTCCACCTGCAGGACGTACTGGCCTTGCTTGGAAAGCGAGTGGATGTTGCTCAAGCCCAACCAAAATTCccctgagagagagaaagaaaacgcAGAGATTATTTTCATGATCGGGGCAAAGAGAGGTGCAGTTTTCACATATCAACATTGCGATGAAAGTTTCTTCTCACCGTTCAGGCTGCCGAAGCCTCTCTTGTAGCTCTCCCAAAGCTGGTTGAAATTTTGGGATCCATCTTGACGTTTCTGGATGACAGTCCATCCTCCTTCTGCACAGAGAtaaagagaagacagaggaaaagTTGTGTTAAAGGTTTATACGTCTACACAATAAGCTCAAAGTTGTGAGGAGTCTGGATGTGGTGTTTTATAATTAGGATGAACTCACCTGAAGTAATTTCACAGAGGACGTTGAAGGGCTCAGAGTTCTCGGGCTGGATCGTGTAGACGCCGCTGGCTCTCTGCCCTCGTGCAAACAGATCGTGACAGTCTTTGGCCAAACCTGAGAAATCAGAAAGAAGACTTTCATAAATCACGGGCAATGCTGCAAGTATTTCTGCACCACTAAGCGTTCCCTGTACAGTAGGTGTGTTTTAAAAGCTGCTGTCCTCGTTTTCCCTGATCTTTGGACCGTATTGAACTGCGCTGCCAGCGAGTCAGACACTGTAAATCCAGGAGCAAAGgtgaatttatttttgctcttgtgaataagttttatttttcactttaaagGTAATCTCGGTTAACAGCGAGCCAAGTGACTCTGTTTATATAAGTCAGTCctcaaggaaaataaaaacaggagtgACTGGGGTCAAAGCTCAGGTGCTAGTGTTGGTTTGTTTGAGTGGAGCTTGAACTCATCACACTGCTCTTCCCtaaatcactttaaattatgtatatatagtttttaaGGCTGAATGAGCAGGAATGTTACCTGATTCGAAGTAGATCAGCTCGGCTTCGCCTCTTAGCGCCGTCTCCTCGTCCCTGCGTCTGTGGGATTTGACTCTCTTGTGCCCGACCTGCAGGAAACGGTCAGAAAACATTAAGTCTCGGACGGAGGACGGTTAATTTTAAGGCCGTCTGCTGGTAGTTTAGACGGGGCCCGTGCTCGTGCAAATGTAAGCTCACCTTGCTCTGAAGTGCTTTTAGGTGCAGACTCTGTTTCTCCAGTTTGTCTTGTTGCTGCTTGATTTTCTCCACCAGTTGGTCGATGCGTCTGTTCTGAGCTGCCACCACCTtctagaaaagaagaaaacaaacatctcgTCAGCTTCACAGCATCACTCAGTATTTACTCGTCTCGTATTTCTTATCAAGCATCCGTCTCTCTGGGATGGATGTGTCTAGATTTTAGTTTTGACTCTTCTCTTCCTGCTTAAAGATTAACTGACCTGGATGAACGGGCTCCCCGTGTGCTCGCTGTCGTTGCTGTCCAGCGTCGACTCAGTGAGCacctcctccagtctgtccATCCTGGAGTGGATGTCCTCCGTCtgcttcttcacctcctccacctcctcgttCACCCCCTCGACCAGCTCGGCCACCAGCCTCTCCCTCTCATCCACCTCCTTGCCTTTGGCCTtcagggcttcatcctgctCCCGCTGCTTCCTCTGCAGCTCGGCCAACGTGCTGTTGAAAGCCTTCAGTTTGTCGCCGACGTCCCTCATCTGGGCTTTGCTCTTGTCAACGTGCTCCTTCAGACCCTGGCCCAGCTGCAGGAGGCCGTGGGCCACCACGTTCACGTCGTCCCAGGAGGCGGTtttctccctgctcctcctctccgaGGGGAAAGCTCCCGCCGCATGCACCAAAATAGTCAAAATCAGGATCAGAAGCTGAGGCGTCTTCATCTTGGTTTCTGCTGAGAGTCTCTGGTCTGTTCTGAGATtaacttctgtttctctctctctgtgtctgttgtgtgcTGCTGTGAATGGCATTGTGAGGTTTTATAGGTTGGTGCTGCAGCAGAGGGCTCCTCGGATTGGCCGCTCCAAGGTAGagggggaagagggggaggagagggggggacaGGACAGGGGCGGGGAAAGTCTTTCTTAGTGAGGACCATGATGCAATAAAAGGTCTGAATTACTGATTAAACACTCAACGATGCAGGAATGTTAACATGGGCTCAGCTTTATGTCCTCCGCTGAGATTTAACAGATACGTAGCTGCTTCTCAAAACTCTCTTATTGTCCTGTTTAGGTTCTTAGCTAAACATCTTAGTGCTGTTTCATTAATTAGTTGTTGGTCTGTGACATTGTGGTGATTAAACCCACGTAAAAGCATGTGAGAACCATCAGATCTGTTGTGATATTGTTGcctggtgggaaaaaaaaaaaaaaaggaactaaaTTTGTTCTGATAGCCAGATCTTAACCACCTACCACCAGCTTCGTTTGTTTGTATCCTTCTTGCGCCTGTCATCAGTCAGTTTCACTTCATATTTCTGATTCCGACTGACAGTTCAAACTGACAATAATCGCTCCCAGATGTGAGTTTTCGAGCCTCTAAAACTGAACGAAAACCCCGTTGAACGTCGCTGTATGTTTGTCTCATCCAGTTGCTGCATCAGGAATGCTGGAAGTGGAGTCGGTGTGAGAAGTAGGGGAAAGTTCAACCCCCGAGGCCTTTTTACAGACTCATTCCTGGTGACCAAATCCTACGatcacgcacacgcacgcacactcactCCCAGACACAAGGCACGTGATGCACTGATTGCCAAACACTGGAATCACACTGTAAGCTACGTGTGGCCAGACCATGGCTTTGGTTCATTCATCTGTAATGATTAATCTTTTTGGGGCTGAATAACAACTCGGTTGACAAAGAGTAAGCAATTTTTCAGGCAAAAATGCCAAATATTTCCACAATTCTTCCACGGTTCTTACTTTAAAAAGACATCAGGGAATTTTAacttgagaagttgaaaatttcTCTAgcagcttttgtttattttctgaaattCAGATTAATTTATAATGAGAAGTGTTGTCCACTGTGGTTTTAACCTTGTGTTGTTCATTAtatacattaaacattaaaaccgctgacagaaggagtaaataacattgaccatcttgtaacaatgcaatgctggaggcacaaggaagacctacaaaatattagggaggtggtcatgatgttacgCCTGGTTGGTGTAAAATGTGCTGATTCTTAAGTCATCTGGAGAATATTGGATGTTCCTGTGATGCCTGTTTGCTCTCTCATATCTTAGGATAAATTCCTGGATGTGGTCAGTAGGCTTCATCCCCTGGGGAACATGACAAACGGTGACAAATTTAATGGCAACCGTCCAAGATTTATTGACACACTTCGAACTGGATACAGAGCCACGCTAAGTCACAACAAATGTCAACAGAACTCAAAGTTTGATGGTTGGGCAACGCTGTGACTTAATGTTTTCCACTTTTCACAAACTTCTCAGAAAACCTATGCCAGACTGCACCGAAAGCAAAACGGGGAAGTCATGAATCATTTAGCTGGCACAGCACCCAGTCAAAGAGGAACCGCACGccgatcatgcataacattatgaccaggtcTCCTTTgagtctccaaaacagttgtggctcatcggAGAATCGGGATGATGTTaatggggggtctttgggtcctatgggttgaggggaggggcctctgtggatcaggtttgttccagtgcattgatcagtttgagatctagggaatttggaggccagatcaacaccttgagctgtctgtgaaggttctcagtcatccaggtcatggtaatccaaaaggcgttacataaggtcaactggacttgaagctacttggatgaggggcgaaacgtcttcaagaaattccacaagtccagctgaccttattaaCACTTTGAGCTGTTTCGAAACCATTTTTGtatgcctgtgtcaggctgcatcctgctgaggatggctgttgccatccaggggtgtcattactatggggtgggggtccctggtctggtctaggtgggtggtacatctatttctaagtaacattcagtacaaataccaggtccaaaggtttcccagcagaacattgaattctCACAAAATGGTTAttcatggtcataatgttgtggctgatcagtgtacattaCAGATACAAAGTACATtaagaaacacaataaacagaCAGGCGTCAGTAGTGTGAACCAtgacactttcactttcactggtTACATCGACAGCCCTTTGATGTCCTcttaaaactctttaaaaatgttttccttcatgtcCATGTCTGAGTTCTGCCCAGAGACTCTGCACCCACAGACGATATATCGAgggaatttttattttcaggagaCAGTACTGGGAACATGGCAGTTCCTGGCGGGCAACGGTCCAGTGCACGTATCTCTGCTGCAGGCTGCTGATCTGCACGTATCCCCGAACCTGCTGCACTCAGCCGACGTGAAGCGGagcgttgtgtgtttgtgtgtctgcgtgtctgtgcgtgcgtgtgtgcgtgcagccTCATGCAGAATCAGCTGGACGAGGCGTCGTCCTGCCCTCGGCTCATCTGTGTCAGAACAAAATGTTCGACTGGTAAATGAAGTTGTGCTTGGACGTGGCTGCTTGAACGTCGGTGCCGTGGATCGGTTATAATAGCAGCTGTTTCCCGTAAAGTGGAATAAATGTGTGGTTGTGATGCGGAGAGCAGTGGGACAAAAGCAGGAGGGTTAAACTCTGGAGGATCAAAGAGTTTATGTAAAAACCCGCCTGATTTAAATTTGAGTGTGGTCTACACGAAATCCTGAAACCCAATCTTCCCTCGGGATGCTATGAAACCTAgaataaactgtttttttgagttattctgatttttttttattaacactgATAGCAGGATGTTTCAAATTTGAATTGAAAACAAGctgtaacacattttattgttctttatCTGTGCATGGTACCCTATCATTAGTTTTACTGTAGACTGtagataaaacattttatgtagCTTTGTTGAACAGTTAAGATGTTCGCTGATACATTCGCTTTCCTGTCGTGGACtaaaataaagtgacatttgCTCCGATAAGACTCAAGCTCCAGCTTTAGCTTTAACTAatgctctgtttgttttaactaaACCCAGGGTTTTGACCTCTGTTCAAGTTTTGGGGAGGCAGAGTTCACTTTTTTTGCCTTAGTTTCTGCTGTAACAACTAGGAGCTATTTTCAGGTCTAAACACCCACCTGGCATTACCTGCTTATCAccaaactgcaaacacacacagctaacaACCAGATGGTAAAATCAATGAAGCATTCAGAAGCTAAAGACCAAAAATGGAGCTAAAAGAaaaaccctttaagacctgaacatctgccTGCTCACAAAGAAATCCTTTGGTATTTGAATTAcggtaactcaccgatggacaaaatcaaagtgtggctgaacactgggaaattACACtttctgggggggaaaaaagctgccataacggtaatgatgacgcacttCTGCTGTCAGCTGCAGGTTGGGGGGCTACGCAAAActggggagacccaggaagagagacttgtttggaggaactTGTTGGTAAAGACGAAGTTAGTTATAcacttgagatgtcacgaaggtcttccagacaaaagcacaacttcccagtgttcagcaacacttttaattttgtcaatagagcaaaccactgtgagttacggtaattcgaATACCACGTGCTTTAATGTATCACCAGCGATATGTTCAGGGTTAACGGAAACACAACTGTGCCCTTTTGCGAACATGTTCCTTGTACTGACGAGTCAATTAGTGGACTTCACTGCTCTGTGTGTTGAcactttaagcaggaagtcgactagTCATCAACCACTTGACCGTAAGAAAATGGGGAAGACAAGTGAGTAGTCATAACTAGCAGCGATTCAGCAAGTTTGTAGAAATACTAAAGTACTGTGACATGtagaatatgtaagtcagtcctgaaatacaataaatgaaaGCACTACCGCAATggacactcatctgaaaagtcGTCCGCTAACGCTAATGGTCCTAACGCTAATGGAGGCTGCATATCAACAATTTGCTGGTAAATTTTATTGTCTAAAGTTATTAGACGTTTAGCTGCAATGCGCTGTCGGCCTCGATTTTTACCACATATTAGTCTGCTTTAAAAAATCAGAATTGGTTCAATCCCTGGCACCTGGAATAACTTAAGCAAGTGATGCATTCAGTCTTTCAGACTCGTTGGGTTTCGTCATACGtaggtggaaaaacaaaatctggATTAAACACTGAAAAGGGTCTAATGGTTTAAAACTTCTTTCACGTGGAAAAATTCTGGAGGATTTCATTCCTCTTTGATACGACTTTGAtctagtttgtttttgtggtaaAGTTCAAATGTAGATGCTGATTGTGGTGATGTCACTGTATTTCTACAGCTTTTAAATGATGATAGTACAAAAGTCTACTGCTACGCCAGATAAATGTGGAAAgattaaaagtattttatgtGAGTATTCTGATCTGTTTCAGTGTTTATCTTTGTTCATCGTCATAGAGCTGGATGACACGGACCGTCTGATTAAAACATCAAACCGTGGGTGTCATCCTGAATTATTCCCGCTTTTGTTTATGATCCACAAGGGCACGGTAACCATGCAGATTACAACATGTCCCATCCGAGctgcacatgtacagtacatgagtTTCTAGCGAAGGGCGGGGGTGTGTGGGGAAGACTGTGTTTTTAGGCACCAGTGGGTTAGTGTGTGAAAGGTGAACGTGTTGTCACGTGTCTGGTATGTTGCATCAGCCCACAGGGGCAGAAAAtaccccccaacacacacacacacactttctgggATCAGACATGCACAGCTGGAGGGCCAGGGGCGCACGCAGGGACCCTGAACCAAGTGATGAAAACATCTACAGGAGCTGCAGCTGGTTCACAACTTATTTTTAacttctgttgtgattttaAGCCTCAAGGGTTCGTGTTGGATGGAACTCGCAGACGCAGCTCATGaggaaactaaaatgaaatgacataATCTTAATGTTGAACTCATGTACTTTTATTAATGCACGTAATTCAGAGTTATTTATAGCTGTTGCATTAGTTCATCTAGTGTCACAGTTTCATTTCCCGCTAAACTATAGCATAGTGCGAAAGTGACTATGCTATAGTGCGAAAGTGATTTTAGTTCAAtgagttcattcatttatgGAACAATGAACTTTGTAATAGATTAAAAAacttggtaaaaaaaagaaagaaagaaagaaagaaagagaaagcgaaaatcaaatacaaataaaataataattccaaatatatgaataaacaaTGATTTCTataatctataaaaatataaataatgacttTGAAGTTAAAAATATACCCCCATCACTTTTGTGAACTATATAGACCcgttcacagtttgtaaacagtgtgacgcttaaaaggggcggggcttagctggaggcaaaacatctcaaacactatagcctgtaaatgttGGTTACtgtatttcaacagactgttttggcaagaatgaacgaggaaaactcatattttagacAATATATGAacacactcactctccaagactgtgagtgttattttaaaaagactgatatattcactgacccctacactcccactcactggatggatgatttgactaAAGGGGGACACAGTGGGGACGAAGTctgatctgtctttatcaagtgaagcctctccaaaaAGTTAGTGGAAACACTggtaatgtagtaaatacaGCTTCTGCTTGGAGACCCCTAAACCACATAACTAACAatgcgttagcattagcattcccatgtaacaagaatcccccaaataatgattaacattgaaacataatttcagtcacaatttattctaacccataatgttatccagactgaaactgatgagggtgtctcaatcggataatgagaactcagattttaatcggagtaacgtgtttacatgcacttaaattgtcctgttatagtctgattaagccaataattcatttttttgacGTGCATGTTAACATACtgagtgacgtaggccatgacaGGATCTACAGCTAAAACTGGCAGCTAgttagcttaacttagcatGAAGAAACAAGCATAAATAGCTGCATGCAGCAGTTTTAATGGTGAATTGTTTATTATTGAGGTAATAGTGGTGGAAATAGGGGGGTGTTGCTTTTGCTGATAGATAAAACCAAGCCGAGTAGTTTCCACTTCTTTtcagtatttatgctaagcCATGTTAAACTAAAGGGGTGCTTGAGATTTATTTTGAATCATTAAACTTTTGCTGAAAATGTTTTACCAAAAATGGCAAATTATTCTGTCGATTCAGggatttgtttaaattattctattttctcccatttattttctatcaCAATGTAAAAactatgattatttttttctgctcaaaTTATCCgcattaaacaaataaaaatatttgcatattctgattttactttcatgttttgttgtctAGTTGTTTCCTGGAAAACAGCCCCCACTGCCTCACTGCTGGCCCTTGGCCCTGCTCCTGTTTCTTTCTAacatgtgggtttttttttgcatcactaCATTTGGCTGAGCAGAAAAGTGGGTGAAAGGTAACGCTCGTGCACGGCTCGTGTGCGGCTTCGTCTGTCGATGTCATGGGGACTCATTAAAAGCAGCTGTTATTTACAATTCGAAGGCTGATGCTCCATTCACTCACTTCCATCACACTGACCTTTTACCCAGATCCAACACCCTCTCACAGCATCTCTATCCTTGAGTTCCCGCTCGCTTTGGGACCTgatgctttttccttttttcttttaaaagtctCTGGTTTGCACTTTAACCTAGAAAGGAGCGTAGTTTCCTCGTGGAGTCCTCTCCCTGATCAAAGAGAATAACAGAGGCTCAGACATGTGAGTTAAAGGTTGGTTGTGTGTTGACTCCTCTGGGTTCATCATGTGAAATCTGTTCAAAGGTTTCTGTGTCTTGATTCCACAGATATCTGGATGAATTGcactaattaattaatcttttagttttagcagttgttaaatttatttttgttgattcAGAAATATTCTCAACCGGATGAGTTGACAACAAATCTCATTCAGACATTCGTAGatttttgtagatttttgtCGAGGATGAATCTTCACTCACGATGAAGATTTTCTCTGCATTATTTTCTGATGTAACAGGAAACTATTTCCACATCGAATATAACTTGTTCAGCAGCAAACTGCAGACAAACATATTAAGGAAGAAAACAATGGAGCATTTAGTAGGTGAGCATCCAAACGTTTCCCTCAGgtgttggtggagaccaaaatcTGAGCTAAAAGATTAATCTACATTTGGCACATTTAgctgtttctttcatttctttcattttctgtgtgtttcagactGAAATGTTCTCAGCTACAGGATGAATGTTCAACAAATCTAATTCATATTTCTGGAGTCTTTTCCTCCAGGAGCCCAAAAGTTTCCatttattcagttaaaagtTTTCACATCTACCTGATGAAGACTTTGGACATTTGTTGTCCCCAAACGATAAATCGACTATTGGAAGGACTTAAATGTTCGAGGTAAACTGTAGTGACTtctctttcatgttttcatgtttagaTGATGAACCTTTTAgaaaggatgatgatgatgatgagaccATTCATGTTCCCTTCAAGATGAACTGAAATTACTTTGGTGAACGtggttttacttgtgttttgttttctcaaagtAACACCATCAagtccaaatttaaatttgtgaccaattgtttttttaaattaaaaacaactacTAAAGAGTCCAAAAACCAACTTAATTACTCGGCTGTAGTCAacctctattttatttttttgtagttaatAATCAtcacagtgctgctgttgctgagCTGAAGAACTTTTTAACAAGGAGACCTGCTCAGAGTTGCTCATGTTGGAACGTAGACTTGTTCAAACAACTTTTAAAGAGACATATTTGTGGTAAATAGCCTGTGGTCATAGAGACAAACGAGGCGGGATAATGGCAAATATTTTTACAACCGTCTCTATTGGGACTGAAGCAAATATGTGAAAAGCTTCAGACGCTAGTGTGAGGATCTTAACCTTTAGCTGAATTTAATCCCTACAGCTCATTCAGAGGAGTTagcagtttcttcttctactttctgCATTAATTCTCCTCATGTCCTACAATATTCACAGCTTAACTGAACGTGTCAGATACCTGCTCATTCGGGTTTTGTCTTCACTTCTGCAGAAGGGTCCAGTCAGTAATGGAAATTGCAGGTTTccgtggtattttttttatataatttaccACTGCTCTGCAAGCTTAAGGTCAACAAGGGGAGATCATGTGGAATATTTAATGAAGTAATAACAGAATGTAGTCTTGAGCTAAGGTTGAGACGCCCAGAGTGatgaggaagaggtggaggcaCAAAAGAaggcaacatttttattcaaaaattaaaatttttaaaaaagtttgtccaaaaacaaatgtttcagcTGATTATAATTAActgcaaaagaaacaaactgtagATGGActaaagctgaaaataaaaagattattCCTGGGCTATTTACCAGttaaatttgatatttttctatGGTAACAAATGAAACTTTTGATCTGATGATCAAGACGAAGACTAGATTATGAATATTCATTATCTGGGgacaacacattaaaaaaataaaaataagcaaacTGATGAAAACAGGCAAGAGAAGATGTTTTGGATTAAGTGAAGTGAAAAAACAGAGCAAGATGAATATGTTGTCGGCCTAATGGCATAATTGCATAAGTCGTATTTAAACGTGTTTGGAAAACAAGTGAAATTCCATTGCtgttgtaacagtaagtcaacatggaggaaaaacaggaggaaacagaTTTTCTCTCTTATAAGCCTTCACCTAAGCTTAATTTATCTTCATAATTATGTATGTTACCACAACATTCTCTGGAAATCAGCTGACACTTGTTCATACGTGTCCTAAGGAGTGAATTAAGTCTAACGAGTTAATGAAGTACTGAACGTTATACGGGAATGTGTCTCACTTCTTACAGAAGTTTTACAGTTCCATAAAAAGTctcttgattttatttatttcaccatcTTACATATTAGACCATCTTTGCTCTAGttattgtgttttcctcatTTGGTCTCTTATCCTGTATGAACAGCTGCTACATTGAATATTAGGGACGCACGATATCTCTGGCTTGGAGCTCCATGCTGAAGGATCCAGATTCACCTTAAGTCAACCTGAACCTTTTTTGGGACTTTCACCACTGATCTTTGTCCATCACGTTGCTAAACCAAATATAGACTTTCATAACTAAAATACCATTTTCTACCAGTTAACTGCCTAATTCTAGTTGCTATTTTTAACACACGCGCAGATAAACTCTATAAGTCTTAAtctcctcgtttttttttcttttttcacatctTATTGagtgaaatataaataactcCATAACCTTTGCtccatttctgaaaataaaccCAGGCcgaccattttttttcttttctttttttttttttttccgccatGGCACCAGCCAGGTATTAACCTCTGTGTCAGTCCAGACGTCTGTTGACTCACATGGGCCTTCGCTGGTTCATTGCACCCTCCATCTCATTACTTAACGCTCTGCTTGGCCGTGACCTCCGCTGTGAGAACGGTCACACGGCTCTTTTACACGACTCAACTTTCACCCAGAAACCAGGAGGAGAGCCAGAGGTGTGTGTGAAAACTGAGAGAAAACATCCACGTGTTCAACACAGATGATGGAAGCTGCGTCGGAGATTAGAGGCACAGGTCACTCTGAATCTGATAAAAGACTGATGATTTATTCTTACTTGTTGCTTTTATTCTCACGTTAGCCCAATCTTCTACAAAGATggcttaaatgttaaaatatcaacaaaaattttctcctcctctctcctcacgtgactctgtatttctatttaccatctctgtcttcctgtcctgtctacccccattttgtcaaagtgtatgtatgttttgtatatgtatggatgggttgatggctaatttcgctggtacttgtactagtgacaataaaaggatcaaatcatatcatatcaaaaatacaaaaaagtgtattttttttgttttaaatattgaaAATTTTGCAGTTTTTACAAAATCCTTTTAAAGTGAGGTTTTcaacaaattatattttagttgtcatgtctgttttttttttgcaagacaTACACATAACtacatttataataattatgtcattgaaatgttacaaaatgttatttcttattcttattattttatctgtGCACCAAACTCCTATAAGTGCTACATTAGACGTATCATAAGTAAGGATGGGCATCGATAGGATTTGATAACGATGCctttatcgattctgcttatcggtCGGGTTCTTTATCAATTCCCTTATCAGTTCCTCCTGTCAATCTAGAAAAAGTAGGCGCTCCTGGTTTTGTGAAAGCAACAGCAATTTTactgagtttctaaacaagataTAAGAGCTTTTGTAAGAAACATAGGTGGTGCTGCCACCCTTAAACCACCAAAACAAATTGCGCTGTTACAGTCCGTTCTGGCGAAGTGAAGTCACTTTCGACCAAGCGGTGACTTccgggtctgagcgatgaagcccatgcgcaagtgcaaaaaaactgcagttcatcgagtggccacttgaggctgactgcaaaagggagcaaatcctcATAGAGCCCCATGTTAAAAATCCCAAGTtaacagcattattaaacatgtttacagcctggttcaaaaaacgattttggtctcaattgtttattttactattcatgacaactttacatgggtgatttttttttctaactcatttgtttattttttattaaggtttaaaattctgcatagtTAAGGGCCTTCCCGCCTTGAGTGCCTAGCGGTAGCCTCGGCTAACTGGTAGCAGAGGGTTGAGAGGGCgaatatttggagtatccacgtgtgggtggagtaaagctcatccaacatggcgaccgcgagctccgcccacttcaggcttcattttcgaggttcagaatccaatagGTGACATCAGGAtaggtttgtccatagtatatatacagtcaatgcttttgGCCGTTTTAGCCTCTGCTATCTTGTCTTGTGAAtgaaagattcttcttcttttgttttatggcggttggc
Coding sequences within:
- the LOC125009273 gene encoding angiopoietin-related protein 4-like — encoded protein: MKTPQLLILILTILVHAAGAFPSERRSREKTASWDDVNVVAHGLLQLGQGLKEHVDKSKAQMRDVGDKLKAFNSTLAELQRKQREQDEALKAKGKEVDERERLVAELVEGVNEEVEEVKKQTEDIHSRMDRLEEVLTESTLDSNDSEHTGSPFIQKVVAAQNRRIDQLVEKIKQQQDKLEKQSLHLKALQSKVGHKRVKSHRRRDEETALRGEAELIYFESGLAKDCHDLFARGQRASGVYTIQPENSEPFNVLCEITSEGGWTVIQKRQDGSQNFNQLWESYKRGFGSLNGEFWLGLSNIHSLSKQGQYVLQVELSDERGQQQAARYRFHLDGEEKKFALHLEQESAVQDDVMTTGASGLPFSTADQDNDLAEDVNCAELLSGGWWFSSCGESNLNGKYPRRPSTLRRQQSRRQAMFSSITKGQRNSLRTTLLKIAPAPTQQ